In one Oncorhynchus nerka isolate Pitt River linkage group LG7, Oner_Uvic_2.0, whole genome shotgun sequence genomic region, the following are encoded:
- the LOC115120644 gene encoding fidgetin-like protein 2, giving the protein MHWNPEHAQSLSQSLSQSLSQWPEQHLDVSSTTSSPAHKSELYTAGHAHGRGGYAWANDDISALTASNLLKSYAEKYCDVLDSPYDRPPGPAVGTYPEPGAFGGLIGLKTELEPWPLSHSAEGLYPGSLDGLSGPKAGATSAGPPGASNMSGVNSNLSESCYSGSSSSSGSHSGDYNRPSYNGTYVSPGYCPQPPSALPPASLQHPLQPTPTLLPSYSLSTSVYNYPPSSYPHQPGLGPTYSHPSAGYLPPGLATPTPLPSRPIVVGGSYGYQESGGGLKRKAFEMSLDEEEDGSRYSKYTGYDPVKPGGGDSLSPYRVGDKENSGFTTGSTDPQAFKPSKPSSQPLVSPPYRVALAGDYSPPAGMTGENVGGGGGSENQGFTQQQHHSSLVHNNKLPSLHGQGQPGSGPGESGSLKSPDPRLLDLVNGELLDCSPALLWGELAGLTHVKTALEEELLWPCLRPSPAVRPPATVLLFGPRGGGKTTLARSMASQLGASFYRLSGAMLASKGKAEAEGILGATLQVAGLRQPSVVLLSEVEAMEKEEGLRQVLLSALEKAQMELGSAGGAPGLVIMVCATGRPDLLQDAVHRSFAKRYHVGLPDAFYRKPS; this is encoded by the coding sequence ATGCACTGGAACCCGGAGCATGCCCAGTCCCTCAGTCAGTCCCTCAGCCAGTCCCTCAGCCAGTGGCCTGAGCAGCACCTGGATGtgtcctccaccacctcctcaccGGCCCACAAGTCTGAGCTTTACACCGCTGGCCACGCCCACGGCCGAGGTGGCTACGCCTGGGCCAATGATGACATCTCAGCCCTCACCGCCTCCAACCTGCTGAAGAGCTATGCAGAGAAGTACTGTGATGTTCTAGACTCGCCATACGATCGTCCACCGGGGCCCGCTGTAGGGACCTACCCAGAGCCAGGGGCTTTCGGGGGCCTTATTGGCCTCAAGACTGAGCTGGAACCCTGGCCCCTGAGCCACAGTGCAGAGGGGCTCTACCCCGGGTCCCTGGATGGTCTGTCGGGCCCGAAGGCCGGGGCCACATCAGCAGGGCCCCCAGGGGCCAGCAATATGTCGGGGGTCAACAGTAACCTCTCAGAGTCTTGTTATAGTGGTAGCAGCTCCTCCTCTGGCTCTCACTCAGGTGACTACAACCGCCCCAGCTACAACGGTACCTACGTCTCGCCTGGCTACTGCCCCCAGCCCCCTTCAGCActcccccctgcctccctccaacacccCCTCCAGCCCACACCCACCCTGTTGCCCAGCTACTCCCTCTCCACCTCGGTCTACAACTACCCCCCCAGCAGCTACCCCCACCAGCCCGGCCTGGGCCCCACCTACAGCCACCCCTCTGCAGGGTACTTACCCCCGGGGCTGGCCACCCCCACTCCCCTCCCGTCTCGGCCCATCGTGGTCGGGGGTAGCTACGGCTACCAGGAATCTGGAGGTGGGTTGAAGAGGAAGGCGTTTGAAATGTCAttagacgaggaggaggatggctCTAGATACAGTAAGTATACAGGCTACGACCCAGTGAAGCCTGGAGGaggggactctctctctccctacagagtGGGAGATAAAGAAAACAGTGGCTTCACCACGGGCAGCACAGATCCCCAGGCCTTCAAGCCCAGTAAGCCCTCTTCCCAGCCCCTCGTGTCTCCTCCGTACAGGGTGGCTTTAGCAGGGGACTACAGCCCACCAGCAGGGATGACTGGGGAGAacgtaggaggaggaggagggtcagaGAACCAGGGCTTCACCCAGCAGCAGCACCACTCCTCCCTGGTCCACAACAATAAACTCCCCTCCCTGCATGGCCAGGGCCAGCCTGGGTCTGGACCAGGGGAGTCGGGCAGCCTGAAGAGCCCAGACCCCAGGCTTCTGGATCTAGTCAACGGGGAGTTGCTGGACTGTAGCCCGGCCCTGCTATGGGGGGAGCTGGCTGGACTGACCCACGTCAAGACTGCCCTGGAGGAGGAGCTGCTGTGGCCCTGTCTTAGGCCCAGCCCCGCTGTCCGCCCCCCAGCCACCGTTCTGTTATTCGGCCCCCGAGGAGGCGGGAAGACCACCCTAGCACGCTCCATGGCCTCCCAGCTTGGGGCCTCCTTCTATAGGCTCAGTGGGGCCATGTTAGCCTCTAAAGGCaaggctgaggctgaggggatcCTGGGGGCCACACTGCAGGTGGCGGGGTTGAGGCAGCCCTCCGTGGTGCTGCTCAGTGAGGTGGAGGctatggagaaggaggaggggttgAGGCAGGTGTTGCTATCTGCCCTGGAGAAGGCCCAGATGGAGTTAGGGTCGGCGGGAGGAGCCCCTGGGCTGGTGATCATGGTGTGTGCCACCGGTAGGCCAGATCTGCTCCAGGATGCTGTGCATCGGAGCTTCGCCAAGCGCTACCATGTGGGCCTGCCAGATGCTTTTTACAGAAAGCCGAGTTGA